A genomic stretch from Malus domestica chromosome 15, GDT2T_hap1 includes:
- the LOC139191789 gene encoding uncharacterized protein — translation MIDGGSNTNVPFWSTFRRMKLDEKEIRPNPTPIYAFEGTKARPIGDVTLPVTAAGKTLFVTFVIIDAPSAYNAIMGRDWIHRMDEETLTRCQQLAEDPSQQDQENGDQEPPTIEPLREEVLDPTDHEKRIWVGFLLSDAEVEELMKFLRNNADVFAWSHRDMPGIDSEVACHQLNVDPSCPPHRQKQRRFTPE, via the exons ATGATAGATGGGGGAAGCAACACAAACGTTCCATTTTGGAGCACATTTAGAAGAATGAAATTAGACGAAAAAGAGATAAGGCCAAACCCAACTCCTATCTATGCATTTGAAGGAACGAAGGCCCGACCCATTGGAGACGTGACCCTTCCTGTCACGGCAGCAGGTAAGACTCTTTTCGTCACTTTTGTCATCATCGATGCTCCGAGTGCATATAATGCCATTATGGGAAGGGATTGGATCCATCGAATGGATGAGGAAACGTTAACCAGATGCCAA CAATTAGCGGAGGACCCATCACAACAGGATCAGGAAAACGGCGATCAAGAACCCCCAACTATAGAACCATTGAGGGAAGAGGTTTTGGATCCAACCGATCATGAGAAACGAATATGGGTGGGCTTCCTCCTATCTGATGCGGAAGTCGAAGAGTTGATGAAATTTCTAAGGAACAACGCTGATGTTTTTGCATGGTCTCATAGAGACATGCCAGGAATTGATTCGGAAGTGGCATGCCATCAGTTGAATGTTGATCCGAGTTGTCCTCCACACAGACAAAAGCAGAGGAGATTTACGCCAGAATGA
- the LOC139191790 gene encoding uncharacterized protein gives MALEGDDVALLCKLFPSSLSGSSLTWFRQLKSRSIGSFTDLCEAFISQYVCNRRSRKDVTILFSTKQNVGDSLKSYMTRFMEEMSTLEECDSHTVALAFREGVLPGTKMRRSLIETPPLDMREVMARADGIIRLEEEELVQSKRATATIAASPADTTALTLKPTAQPRQERRFSRDPKDVFSERSRLDRPNTKLTVSLGKFFHENKGKGIFRALAPIRTPLEKRDRNKMCAHHNDFGHTTIDCRSLRNQVEAMLKKGMLSQYRIESRDEHKNDGGLQAVTGNIRADERLLDINVIHGGPQPPEGREARYRSQRREAEKSRRVHNITSAPEAS, from the coding sequence ATGGCACTTGAAGGAGACGATGTGGCCCTCTTGTGCAAGTTGTTCCCCTCAAGTCTTTCGGGATCATCTTTAACATGGTTCAGACAACTGAAATCGAGGTCTATCGGAAGTTTCACAGATCTCTGTGAAGCATTCATATCTCAATATGTTTGTAATCGGAGGTCAAGAAAAGATGTTACGATCTTGTTCAGCACCAAACAAAATGTTGGCGATAGCCTCAAGAGCTACATGACTAGGTTCATGGAAGAGATGTCTACCTTAGAAGAGTGTGACTCTCACACCGTCGCTTTGGCATTCCGAGAAGGGGTGTTACCTGGAACGAAGATGCGTAGGTCGTTAATCGAGACACCACCATTGGACATGAGGGAGGTGATGGCCCGAGCTGATGGAATCATCAGATTAGAGGAAGAAGAACTTGTCCAATCAAAGCGGGCCACCGCGACTATTGCTGCATCTCCAGCGGACACTACCGCACTTACCTTGAAACCCACGGCTCAACCGAGGCAAGAAAGAAGATTTTCACGGGATCCAAAGGATGTGTTTAGTGAAAGATCCAGACTTGATCGCCCAAACACTAAGTTGACAGTGAGCCTGGGTAAATTTTTTCACGAGAACAAGGGAAAAGGAATCTTTCGTGCGCTGGCCCCAATTCGAACGCCACTAGAGAAGCGAGACAGGAACAAGATGTGCGCTCATCACAACGACTTTGGTCATACCACTATTGATTGTCGAAGCCTAAGGAACCAAGTGGAAGCTATGCTGAAGAAGGGGATGTTGTCACAATACCGTATAGAATCGAGAGACGAACACAAGAATGATGGAGGACTTCAAGCAGTAACAGGAAACATTAGAGCGGATGAGAGGTTGTTGGATATCAATGTCATACATGGTGGGCCCCAACCCCCTGAGGGACGTGAAGCGCGCTATCGGTCACAAAGACGGGAGGCCGAGAAGTCCAGACGCGTACACAACATAACTTCAGCCCCTGAAGCGTCTTAA
- the LOC139191788 gene encoding uncharacterized protein translates to MSYPQGNGQAEKTNRTIFDCLKKKLEQRKGKWHEELLNVLWAYRTTKRKPTGENPFSLAYGTEAVIPTEVGLPTVRTLVVENGENDQQLAHNLDLVEEQREIAALRFANYQNQVAAYFNKRVKSKRFRVGEWVLRKVMENTKDLNAGKLGRIWEGPYEVTEAFGNGAYKLRHVETGQNVPRPWNAIHLRNYHI, encoded by the coding sequence ATGAGTTATCCCCAAGGCAATGGCCAAGCAGAGAAGACGAATCGAACGATTTTTGATTGCTTAAAGAAAAagttggaacaacgtaaaggaAAGTGGCATGAGGAACTCCTTAATGTACTATGGGCTTATCGCACCACAAAACGGAAGCCAACGGGTGAAAACCCATTTTCTCTCGCTTATGGTACTGAAGCGGTTATCCCCACAGAGGTCGGTCTACCTACGGTCAGAACATTAGTTGTGGAAAATGGCGAGAACGATCAACAACTAGCCCATAACCTCGACTTAGTCGAGGAACAAAGAGAGATCGCTGCACTACGATTTGCGAACTACCAGAACCAAGTTGCCGCTTACTTCAACAAACGGGTTAAGTCGAAAAGATTCAGGGTAGGAGAATGGGTGTTGAGAAAGGTCATGGAAAACACAAAAGATTTGAATGCAGGGAAGCTTGGACGCATATGGGAAGGACCGTATGAGGTGACTGAAGCCTTCGGAAATGGAGCTTATAAACTCAGGCACGTTGAAACAGGTCAGAATGTGCCGCGCCCGTGGAACGCAATTCATTTGAGAAACTACCACATTTAA